A stretch of DNA from Triticum dicoccoides isolate Atlit2015 ecotype Zavitan chromosome 2A, WEW_v2.0, whole genome shotgun sequence:
GTTGTGATTCCCACTGACGCTCGCCAGATAAAAGGGTCAGTATATATTATTAGTCATGCTATATCtagcctggacggagggagtattagatcCACAATAAATGAGATGACAACATCATAACATTAATTTTTCCTCCCCCCCCTCCTAAAAAAACATCCTAACATTAATTAtatgggtgagtgtatgcacgtgtatatgagcgcttgcgtttatactgtgttaaaaaaacatcCTCTTGTTGTTTCTTCCAATCAATTGCGCGCATCGTTGTTGTATCGTTACTCCAGGAAAGTTGTCAACCCCCATTGACTAACACTAATTTAGGGTTAAGTTAAAAAAAAAACCCACTAATTTAGGGTTTGACCACGTATGTCAGACAAGAAAATTCGTCAAACCTCCGCATTTAAGACAGCCGTAGCAGACGGGCGAAATAGTCTTGCCAAAAGTCAGTCGTCGCGAGGTAGCCAAAACCGGCACGAATTAGTTATTATTTTTGGACCTGTCACGTGTGTAGCGTTTACTGGTGTGTTTGATCGTTCTCACAGTCATGAACTGCCAGCCACTTTCCCCGCAAAAAAGAAAGAAGTACTGCGTGCCACTGTAATTTTTTTAGATGGAGCCTGCCAGTACCACGTGGTTCatttagagcatcttcaatagcaTGTGTATATTTAAATGTCTATATATTCATATAAACAATGGTCTAAAAAGATTCCCTCATATACACGTCTAGTGTTGCATCAGAACGTTTATGTACATGTACCATGACAGGCGGGGCGTCATTGGGGAGAGGGTGAAAACATGACTGCAGGTGAGTTTAGACGACGCCTTCACATTGTCCAGACATGGACATTGTCGAGGTCGATTTAGAGGATGTGTATATTTGGACGACCATGTAGATAAGTTGTTGGGCGTCTGTTTTAAGCTCACGTCGTGAAAAACAAGTATAGACAAACTATTAGAGATGCTCTTATAACATAGACCTTCTTGCCAGAAAATGATCTTGTTGGATTCGCTTTTGCATGTCCTTGTACTAGCACCGTCACGACGTTCCAGCACTCTTCGTGGTGCCAGTATTATGCACGATCACAATGTTTCAGCACATGCGTGGTGCCACTATTATGCACGATCACAATGCTTAGCACCTTTTTGCTAGCTTGCCGCGCAAACAATGTGGTCACCGCGGTGCCCAAATCGGCCACGAATTGCTTTGGGCAACCACCACGTACGAGCTAAGCCATCAAGCTGTTTTGGCCAGCTGACTACAAATGTCACGTGAAAATAAAGATCGAACCTACCTCGGCGACTTCCATGCCAAGTTGTCGGCCCCAAAACTCCCTTCTTGCACCCGCGAGGGCCGGGCGAGGAGAAAGAAAAATCGTTACACCAAACGAGGTAGAAATGCAGATGCGTCGCAACTCTTGGAGATCTTGGACACCGCCACACGGAAGCGCAAATATGACAAAAACGTAGTAGGAGTATcactttctctttgattgattggaaGAACGAACCTACGCGCACCGCCACACGACCAAAGCTCCGCCTCTGCGCTGTGCTGTGTGCCTCCGTGCGTGCGCATATATTCGGTTCGGTTGGTGTGCGACCCAAGCTTAGTTTAGTTGCGCACAAGATGGCTAGCCATTCAGGACGCGACGGTGCGATCTGTTTCGAGTTTATATTGTCGCAAAAAGAGTTAAAAATGGTCGACCAAAAGTATAGGCAAAACACAGAAAATTGAACAGGTACGTACGCTAGAGCTTGGAGGAAGGGTAGTTTGATCGGGATGCCTATATTTCAGTCGAACCAAATCTCGGTCGATGCTATATTCATGAAATTTTCCTTAGAGATCCTTATAGAAAAAAATCACGTTATGTCATTTGGCTTAGACTTGATTAAGTCTCAGTTCACTCGATAAGATCTGGTCACATCCTAGTTTGATCGGTGCGGCCAAATTGCAGACAAGTTTCGAGCAGATTCATTCCTGCAAGCATACGTTCCACGGCAAAATTAACTGCTGTTTTCTCGAACCCTCCCAATTTATTGTGGGCTGCTAGTCAGTCCCCGCCCCGTCCAACACGAGCTCCAACCGCCGGTGGCGCTGGCGCCGGTtgcgctagctctctctctcgttTTGACCAACTCAACCCATCGAGCCGACGATACCGCCGTCGCCATCCGTCGTCCGGCGAAGTCGCCAGCCCGCACGCCGCAGATCGAACCGCCGGCGACGGGACGGGTTTTTTCTCCGAGCCCCACATGGGCGCGCTCGCCTGTTGGTACGGCGCAAGCTTCAAAAATTACGACCGCACGTCCATCGTCAGGTCACGTCGCCCGCCTTGGATCGCAGATATTCTTCGGAGATCAATAAGCCAATGGATTATATCGCCATTGTCAGCTGGCCGGGCCGGAGGGTGGTAGAAGGAAGGACGGGCGGGGCCCGAGAGGTCGCCATCTGGCCCAGCTAGCTGCTGCGTCTTCGGCTCCACCCGCCCTCGCTTTCACGGAAGTTTCTTCCCCGCCATGCGCGCATATGCCAAAGCGCTGTCCCTTTTTTCTCTCTCTCGCGAGGCAGAGTGCTGTCCCTTGACCTGCGTCTCTACCGCGCCATGGGCAGCGCCAGCGCCAGCGGCCACGAATCTATAAATAGGCACCAACGAGCAGCTTACCCATtcatctccctccctccctcgccagctCAAGCTCAAGAAGCTCCACCAATCTCCCTAGCAAGCTCAAGAAGCTTCATCGGCTAGATCAGCGCATAACATTCTTGGCCTCTCCCATCCtctgcctctctctctctactcGGCTAGCTACCAGATCCTCGGAAACCAGAGAGCGCAGATGGCAAGCAGATCCGCCGAGCTTCTGTCGAGGATGGCCGCCGGCGACGGCCACGGCGAGAACTCGTCCTACTTCGACGGGTGGAAGGCGTACGACATGAACCCCTTCCACCCGCAGGACAACCGCGGGGGCGTCATCCAGATGGGCCTCGCCGAGAACCAAGTACGTGCTATAGTCCTTGTTGAACACAGTGTTAGTAATATTTGCTGTTCATCTTTCGCCATTACAAAGCATGAAGCTAATCGTCGGTGTTGCTGCAGCTCTCGCTGGACCTGATCGAGGAGTGGAGCAAGGCCCACCCGGAGGCGTCCATCTGCACGGCGGAGGGCGCCTCGCAGTTCAAGAGGATCGCCAATTTCCAGGACTAccacggcctcccggagttcagacaGGTGAGCAGAAACACGCATAAGACAAAGTAGCCGGTGATATAATTGGACAAGATTAATGATAAGATAGCTGCTGACGAGCGCGAAAGCGACGGAGCAGCGCCCCTGACGGATCATTTTTGCTAACCAATATGCGATTTGTCTCTGTTGCTGCAGGCGATGGCCCAGTTCATGGGGCAGGTGAGGGGGTGGAAGGCCAGGTTTGACCCGGATCGCGTCGTGATGAGCGGCGGCGCCACCGGCGCGCAGGAGACGCTCGCCTTCTGCCTTGCCAACCCCGGCGAGGCCTTCCTCGTGCCCACGCCTTACTACCCAGGGTACGCTTCATTCGTCAACCCCTTGACAGCAACTGAATTCGGTGCATGTCCGCCTCTCGTGCACGTAGAAGTCAATCGCAGACCCTGAAAATCGGGTCAAAATTTAGACAATGTGTACATGTCAGGAAAATCATTTTGGGCTCGGAAGGAAGACTAATCTAGTGTCAACGAGGAATAGCTAGCCTTCCAGACGAAAAGGCCGACAGCTTTTCAGTCTCCTTGATATAAAATCAAATCCAAGTAGGATCCTAAGTTCTTGGTTTCATGCCTTCAAGTTCAAGTTGAGTGGCGCAACCTAGCCTGCATATACAGCAGCCGGTCTGGTCTTTGGTGACCTTTTGGTTAACGCATGTTAACGTCTCTGACCTACGCACGGTCAATTGATGACCAATAAAATTCAAATGGAGTAAAGATGCATAGCGCAACAACGTACGCATGCATGCACGCGACGAGTTGTTTCATCAGGCCTGACGTACGTGCGCTTTCGTTTCCGATCACAGATTCGACCGCGACTGCTGCTGGAGGTCGGGAGTGAAGCTGCTGCCGATCGAGTGCCACAGCTCCAACGACTTCAGGATCACCAGGGAGGCCGTGGTGGCGGCGTACGAGGGCGCGCGGAGCAGCGGCGTGCGCGTCAAGGGCATCCTCATCACCAACCCGTCCAACCCGCTGGGCACGACCGCGGACCGGGCCACGCTGGCCATGCTCGCCACCTTCGCCACGGAGCACCGCGTGCACCTCATCTGCGACGAGATCTACGCGGGGTCGGTCTTCGCCAAGCCGGAGTACGTGAGCATCGCCGAGGTGATCGAGCACGACGCGCCCGGCGCCGACCGGGACCTCATCCACATCGCCTACAGCCTCTCCAAGGACTTCGGCCTCCCGGGGTTCCGCGTCGGCATCGTCTACTCGTACAACGACGCCGTCGTGGCCTGCGCGCGCAAGATGTCCAGCTTCGGCCTGGTGTCCTCGCAGACGCAGCTCTTCCTGGCCAAGATGCTCGGGGACGAGGAGTTCATGTCCCGGTTCCTGCGCGAGAGCgcgcggcggctggcggcgcggcACGAGCTGTTCACGTCGGGGCTCCGCGAGGTGGGCATCGGGTGCCTGGGCGGCAACGCCGGGCTCTTCTCGTGGATGGACCTGCGGGGCATGCTCCGGGAGAAGACGGCGGAGGCGGAGCTGGAGCTGTGGCGGGTGATCATCCGCAAGGTGAAGCTCAACGTGTCGCCGGGGACGTCGTTCCACTGCGGCGAGCCCGGGTGGTTCCGCGTCTGCCACGCCAACATGGACGACGAGACCATGGGGGTGGCGCTGAGCCGGATCCGGGACTTCGTGCGCCAGCACCAGCAGCAGAAGGCCAAGGCCCAGCGCTGGGCCGCCAGGAGCCACCtccacctcagcctccagcgccacGGCGCCATGGCGTCGCAGTACCACGCGCTCTCCAGCCCCATGGCCGCGCTGCTGTCGCCCCAGTCTCCGCTCGTCCACGCCGCCAGCTAAGCGAAACCACTACGGTCGGTCAAGTGAGCCGTGCGTACATTTGATTTGGTACGTACGCACTTTTTTCGATCGCATGCATGCATGGCATGGTGCGCGCATGGGGCCTGGATGGATGCATGCGATTGTTTGGGAAGGTTTAGACATGCAAAATGCGGCATGTACTACGTAGCTATAGCTTAACGTTTTACGGAGGTTGCAATGGCGCCCGATGTAAGGTAAGCCGTGTGTGACCACGCATGGTATTACAGTCCTCTTGTTTCGTTTATTATGGTTTGGTTTGGTCTGATCGGATCAAGGCTTCTCGATCAGATGCTGTAATAAACTTGTACTAAGGTACCTACAATATTGATGTTGTATATCACCCTCAAAAGAGGGTCCATGTTGTACCACATGCCGCATGAGTGACGAGTTTAAACTTGATTAAGGGTTTATCTACATTTGTTATTAAAACGCAATTTGGTATGAGTTGTTAAATTTTGTTGTCGTCCTTGCGTGACGATGACGGCTACTactaccaccatcaccaccaccaccaccacctcttctTAAGCCGCAATAGCCTTCTAACTCCAATCTTGGTTCCAACCCTTCCCGCCCCACCCTGCACGCATTCACACTCTCGTTACTCCCCAACTCTTCATGTCTGGCAGATGTAGTTGGCTCGTCACATGATCAAGCATTATCTCTAAATCCTACCCACCTTGTTGAGCACCCTATTATTATAATCACCCCAACCCTAACATTAACTTCAATGAGGCTTTCTTCCTCAGTTAGATCATCTTCATTGTTGTCTTCATGGCCCTAACCAATTTCTTTTACCCCCTCCGACGTGAGGGAGTAGCATATAGGAAgcaattatttaagtttttctttttcttttccaggtGACATAATAGGGTGCTCTCGTAGCTGGTTTCGTTTTTTACTTGGAACGATGACCTCAATTGTCGTTCCTTCAAATAACATAATAAAAAATAATGCCCTACATGAGATGCTTTGTCGTTGTTATCTGCAAAGTTATCAAAGTTGTCGCCCAAGTGTTCAGACATATAGAATTTCTTTTGGCTGGACTAACACTATTACATATACCTCGTGGAACTAAGGGGGTCGAAGGGGATTTTTGGGGTTAGTAAAAGCCTTGCACACCAAACACCAGCTTCAGGATTTTTGGGGATTACGAGCCCAAGTGGGATAATCCTCTAAAAATCTCCCCAAGCCCTATGGTATGATCCCCTCACCTCTTGCATGCCTTGAAAAGAGAAACAAAGTGTGTTGAAATAGCATTGACATTACTTTCAAAGAAGAAAAATATGTAACAAACAAAATTCATTGCCATTAGCACTAAAAAGAACATCATTCCTGAATTGGTAATGTTTTGGTGGTGGAAAACAAGAAATATATACAATTTTGCTAAAAATACACACCACAACACCTTATATTTGAGTTTCTTTACACAAAACTCACATAACGTACAATGGTATTATTGTTTTAAATCTATTGGCATTTTACTAACTTTTGTTAGTTGGGCAAATCCAGTTTTAATATTACCTAACTCTTATTCCTCACGGCTAGCTGCATTTTTTTTTGTCGTGACAACATTTAAAAATGTGCACCATAGCACTTTATATTTGAGTTTCTTTCTCCGAAACTCATGTAATGTTCAATGATATTAGTGTTTTAAACCTAATGGCATTTTACTAACTTTTGTTAGTTGGCAAATCCAGTTTTAATATTACCTAACTCTTATTCTTCATGGTTATGTACATTTTTTTTCTCCAGGCAACATAATACGGTGATCTCataactgattatgttttttgttTGGAACGATGAGCTGAACTATTGTTACTTCAAATAACATAATCAGAAATACTCCCATACACGATATGTGTGTCATTCTTATCTACAGGGTGAACTTAAAAGAAAAACAAGACTTTCAAAGTTATGAAAATTGTGGCTCCAGTGTTGAGACATCTATAAGTTATTTCGCTCAATTGTCACTAGTACATAAACAACTTTGGAGGCGGTTTCTGGACTCATTCCTTCACGGATTCATCTACCATCTCCAACCAACTGGAGCAATTACTATATTGTTAGAGGTGATTGCAGAACCGATAAATCTGACCTCAATCGACTGTTGTTAAAAACCGCTTGGAGTCATGAAGCATTACGCCTAGTTCTTCAAACTAATCCGTGTGGAATGCTTGCCTGGAATAGCATCATAACGTGTATGATATTTTTAGAGCATATACAAATTTTCCTTCTAACTTCATTTTACTAATGTCAGATATTACCACCTTAACTTGTTAACCTACTGTACTGACAGTATTAGAGAGTTGCTAGAGTTATCGATTCAATCTTATGGAATATAACCCATGTGTTGACGTGGCAAACACTGATCggatgagggagagagagattagTTGGGGGCGGCAAGTGTTCCCATACGGCCCCTTATACGTCCACTTTGTAccattattttacacattattgctCGATTATAATGTATTTTTGTCTTCAATTTGAATataacacacaaagagggagattaTCAGAAATTGCTGGATAACGGAAAATAGGAGAAAAAATACTCATAATAAAAAGCAATTATCTCGAGCTCCAAAAACACCAAGAAATTTTCAAAAGAAAAATAAGACAGGAGCCAGAAGATAGGTCGGAGGGGGCCCACCGGGCCTCCACGCACCCCTGGGCCGCGTGGAGCCGCTGGTCACCCCTTTTCATTGCCATTCAACCTTTATTTTTGCTCCGACCTAAAAAGTTCTCAAGAAATGCGCCTGTCCGAGTAGGACACAAACCGTAATAAAATTAAAAGTAAACCCCTCGTTGGCAAGGACCAGGATCCACCACGCCTCCATAGCCCCAAGACCACATGAGACAAGGCAGGTCGGTGCCGCCTCCGACAGAAGGCATGAGAAACCCTAGTGGATCAATTCCAGAAGGGGTATCAGTGCTAGCCCTCCAACCAtgatgatggatggatggatggagttTGGGAAGGTTGGTCTGATTTGTTATACATCAGTCATTATTAACCACGATAAAAAGCAGGCATGGGAAGATCAAATTATCTAACTATATTTTGTAACACAAGACTGGGTCAGCTTGACCATGCTTGTAGCCGCATATCTGCACGAGACAACGACCTCAACAAGAAATTCAAAAGCGCTCCTAACCATGTCTCTCCTTAATCGCATCTGCACAGGCTTTGACGTCAACCGCGGCGCTGCTCCAATTACGCATCTGGTTTCAAAATTTTCCCGTCAAACCAAAcccagcaagaagaagaagaaaccggACCAAACGTGCACCGGACCGCACCTCATCGGAGTTCAGAAACAAAACACAATCCTCCACTCTGACTTTCCCCTTGCCCGAAATGCAAAAGGCCTCGTCGCCTTTACGACTGCAGACCGGACAAACCCCGGCCGCTCCCGGATAGTGGTGTAGTGGAAAGCGATAGAACCTCCCAGCCCCGGGGCCTCACACGTCACCGCATTCTCCCCCGAGTCCGTCGACAGCGACTGCCCGGTCGCCGGAGAAAAATGACGTCCACCCTGGCCACCACCGCCACCTGCCGCCCTCTCCGCCTTCCagcctccctcccctcgccgcctcctGTGGCCCGCcctggcggcggccgccgccgcggcgcgGTCCTGCGCTGCGCCTCGGTGTCCGAGATCGCGCCCGCGGTGTCCGCCGCCTACGGCGCCCTCCTCGTGGGCGGCGGCGCTTTCGCATGTACGTGCGTCCGGTCTCGCGATGACGCAATGCGCATTTGCTGTCGTGATTTCCTTCTTCTTTGACCGTTGATTTCTGTTTCTCGCTTTTGCGCAGATGCGCGGTCGGGGAGCAAAGGCTCCGTCCTTGGAGGGGCCTCCGGATCTGCGCTAATGGGCCTTGTGAGTGGACCTCGAACATTCTCTGCATTTCCTCTTCCTTCTCTTCAGTTGTGGGTCTAGTTTGTACTAGATTTATGTATCAAATGGGGTGGCGAAATTCGTAGCACTCACAGCATAATAGTTACAGAGACAGCTATAGCAATTATACTTAAACTGAAGGTAGTTTTATTGCAAAGTTAGAGACAGTATATGCTTAATGTCGGCTGGAACCTACAAGAACTTGGACTGCAAGCTGACAGTGGGATGGATTTTTCTAGGCGTGCGAATGACTATTGGAATCTCTATTCGACCTTTAGTTTATGTGCCTTCTCTTTTGTTTGCTGGGTCTAGTGTGCAATCTTGTAAGTAGAATAAATATCAGGTGGTGACGAAATTCATCGCACTCGCTGCATAGAATAATTGTAATTATAGAGACAGTTAAATCAATTACTACGCTTAAACCACATTGGTAGTTTCAATGGAAAATTGGAGTCAAAATATGCTTATTGTCGGCTGGAACTTAGAAGAGCTTGGACTGCAAGTCAGTAGTGAAGTGTAAGATGGAGAGGGATGAAATTTCTAGGTGTGCTAAGGACGACTGGAATCTCAGTCGACCTGTAGTTTATTCGAGGGTAAGCAAAGTTTTAGACGACTTTGTTTTCTCTTGCCCGTCATGGTGAATTGAATTTTCAGCACTTTGGAACATAATCTGGTAATGTAGATGGATTTAGGAAATCCAATGGCATGACAGCTCCTACACAGTGGAACATTAGTAGATTCTTCTAGGAAACACAGGGATTTTCCCGCTTCCATTTCGACCATTATTAGAAGAACTTTGATTTTCTTTCTGGTAAAGTGATCCTACTTCTGGAAGTGGTACTGAAGAAGAATCATTACAGCATACAATTCTTTGGCAATACATGCCAATTTTGTTCTTGTTTGGAATTTCTACGCAAGAAAAACAAATAGTTGAAACTAGCCGGATTCACCTCGCTGTGAGATATTACCACTATGTGCCCATACACAAAATGACAGATGTATTTGTTATACACTGTAACGTTTATGATAGCAGCTTCAAGGTATATCTGTTTAATCCGCTTCATTGTAATCTAGGCTCATCGACATAAGTGATATAGCCATATAGACTTCTCTCTTTTATACGAAAATGCAGAAACTTCTACCGTTTAAGTGCAAAAAGTAATATGCCCGCTTTAATCTTTATTTTTATAATCAAATAGATGTAGTATATCAAGTTCCATTTCTGTGCTTCAGTGAGAAAAATATGGAAATAAATGGTATACTACAATAATTTACTTGGAGTTATGTATATAGTTTATGTGGTAAAGGTAATGTCATTATAAAAATCATTATAGAACTGTAATTTATTAATTTGCTTGATGGTATTGCCAAAACAAAAGAATTGTCTAAGGGNNNNNNNNNNNNNNNNNNNNNNNNNNNNNNNNNNNNNNNNNNNNNNNNNNNNNNNNNNNNNNNNNNNNNNNNNNNNNNNNNNNNNNNNNNNNNNNNNNNNNNNNNNNNNNNNNNNNNNNNNNNNNNNNNNNNNNNNNNNNNNNNNNNNNNNNNNNNNNNNNNNNNNNNNNNNNNNNNNNNNNNNNNNNNNNNNNNNNNNNNNNNNNNNNNNNNNNNNNNNNNNNNNNNNNNNNNNNNNNNNNNNNNNNNNNNNNNNNNNNNNNNNNNNNNNNNNNNNNNNNNNNNNNNNNNNNNNNNNNNNNNNNNNNNNNNNNTTCTTTCTTCCAACCCCTATGGGGGAGAAATAATCAAAAATTACGAATCAGAATCGATATACAACTTGTCTGTACTATATGTAACAAGGATTCCTGTAGAAATATGTTCCCAGGCTCAGTTCCATGTTCTCTTACGGATATTTTAAGAATGTGATACCTGCGGAATTATCGTGTGGTGTTTATTTGTGATACCTGGAGAATTATAATGTGGAGTTCATGCATGAAAAGTCCAGCTATTCCCGATTCCTTTCTTCATGCCATTTTAAACTGACCTTTCTTAGTTCCATTCCTGCACATAATTTGTATTTTCAGATTCAATTGCAAAATTTCATGGTTTCCGGTTTTAACACTCTACCATGCACAACCAAGATTTTGAAGTCTATGCGGATTTGATGGCAAAGTTGTATTGTTTTCGCTTCTAGCACAGTAACACTGCCATGCACAATGGAAATGACAAATGCAATCATAGAGCAATCAAATATAGCCCTCACTCCACGCATTTATTTCTGTGTGGAAATGACGAGAATTGCTCAAATGTAGAGAGCTTCAGATATAAGATTATGATCCATCAATCAGATAACACAAGTTGTGCGGAACACTCTGGTGGCTGGTGCAATCATACAGCTTTGCGACCTTCGCTTCTACCAAAATTAGTTATATATGCCATCAGCTAATCTTTTAAAGTTATCTCACACAAACCCACCGATCTACGAATTTAACTTGTAAGGATGGGCAAACCTCGAACGGCCTTCCATGTTGCTGGAGTAAGTCACAATGATACTTGCACAACCCGattggatggttagaggtttaTGTATCCATTGCAATGTCACGACAAAGCCCTCCATAGCCGAACACCACACAAATTTTGGAATCATGGGATCAGGCAGTGGAACAAACTTCAGCATTGCCGAGAAAATTACTACACGGTTTCCATCTCTAAGTAACATCCCTGCATGTACTTGCTAACCTGCATGGGGACAAAGACCTCCATTGAATCCAAGAGTGAAACATCCAAAAGGTAGTGGGACGTGTGGAGTGTAAGATGGAGAGGAATGAATTTTGTAGGTGCGCTAAAGACGACTGGAATCTCATTTCAACCTGTATCTTATTCAAGAGTAAGCAAAGTTTGAGAAGACTTTGTTTTCTATTGCCGGCATGGTGAACTGAATTTTCAACACTTTGGAACATAATCTGGTAATGAAGATGCATTAAGGAAATCCTGTGGCATGACAGCTCGTGCACAGTGGAACATTTCTACATTCTAGTAGGGAGCACAGGAATTTTCGCGGTTCCATTTTGACTATTATTAGAAGAACTTTGATTTTCTTTGTGATAACATGATCCTACTTCTGGAAGTGGTACTTGCAGTCCAATCTGCAGTGGAATGGATTTTCTAGGCGCACGAATGACTATTGCAATCTCTATTCGACCTGTAATTTTTGTACTTCCTCTTTTGTTTGGTGGGTCTAGTGTACAGACTTGTAGATTAGATATCAAGTGGTGGCGAAATTCATAGCAGTCGCTGCGCACAATAATTGTAATTATAGAGACAGCTAAACCAATTATGTTTAAACCACATTAGTAGTTTCAATGGAAAGTTGGAGATAAAATATGCTTATTGTCGGCTGGAACTTAGAAGAGCTTGGATTGCAAGTCAGTAGTGAACGTGTGGAGTGTAAGATGGAGAGAGATGAAATTTCTAGGTGCGCTATTGCGCTAAGGACGACTGGAATCTCAGTCAACCTGTAGTTTATTTGAGGGTAAGCAAAGTTTTAGATgattttattttctcttgcacagcATGGTGAATTGAATTTCAGCACTTTGGAGCATAATCTGGTAATGTAGATGGATTTAGGAAATCCAATGGCATGACAGCTCCTACACAGTGGAACATTAGTAGATTCTCCTAGGAGACAGAGGGATTTTCCTGGTTCCATTTCAAACATTATTACAAGCACTTCGATTTTCTTTCTGATAACATGACCCTACTTCTGGAAGTGGTACTAAAGAAGAATCATTGTAGGATACAATTCTTTGGCAACACATGCCATTTTTCTTCATGTTTGGAATTTCTACGCAAGAAaaacaaaatttcaaggtataactgTTTAATCTGCTCCACTGTAATCTAGGCCCATTGACATAAGTGATATAGCTATATAGACCTCTCTCTTTTATGCGAAAATGTGGAAACTTCTACCATTTCAGTGCAAAAAGTAATATGCCCGCTTTAATCTTGATTTTTATAATCAAATAGATGTAGTATATCAAGTTCCATTTCTGCGCTTCAGTGAGAAAAATATGGAAATCAATGGTATACTACAATGATTTACTTGGAGTTATGTGTAAAGTTTATGTGGTAAAGGTAATGTCATTATAAAAATGTAATTTATTTATTTGTTTGATGGTATTGCCAACACAAAAGAATTGGCTAACTGTAGTCAACCCCCCACCTCCCCATCTTACTTCCAACCCCTTTGGGGGAGGTATAATAAGAAACTACGAATCAGAATCGATATACGGCTTGTCTGTACTATATGTGACAAGGATTCCTGTAGAAATATGTCCCAGGTTCAGTTCCATGTTCTCTTACGAATATTTTAAGAATGTGATACCTGTGGAATTATGGTGTGGTGTTTATTTGTGATACCTATTACCTGGGAATTATGGTGTGGAGTTCATGCATGACAAGTCCTGCTATTCCCGATTCCTTTCTTCATGTCATTTTTAACTGACCTTTCTTAGGTCCATTCCTGCACATAATTTGTATTTTCAGGTTTGATTGCAAAGTTTCATGGTTTCCGGTTTTAACACTCTACCATGCACCACCAAGATTTGAAGTCCATGCTGATTTGATGGCAAAGTTTTATGGTTTTCAGTTCTAACACAGTAACACTACCATGCACAATGGAAACGACAAATGCAATCATAGAGGAATCAAATATAGCCCTCACTCCATGCATCTATTTCTATGTGGGAATGATGACAATTGCTCAATTGTAGAGAGTTCTAGTTATAGGATTATAATTGATCAAACAGATAACTCAAGTTGTGCTGAACACTCTGGTGGCTGATGCAATCATACAGCGTTGCGACCTTCGCCTCTACCAAAATCAGCGAATCCATG
This window harbors:
- the LOC119355993 gene encoding 1-aminocyclopropane-1-carboxylate synthase-like, producing MASRSAELLSRMAAGDGHGENSSYFDGWKAYDMNPFHPQDNRGGVIQMGLAENQLSLDLIEEWSKAHPEASICTAEGASQFKRIANFQDYHGLPEFRQAMAQFMGQVRGWKARFDPDRVVMSGGATGAQETLAFCLANPGEAFLVPTPYYPGFDRDCCWRSGVKLLPIECHSSNDFRITREAVVAAYEGARSSGVRVKGILITNPSNPLGTTADRATLAMLATFATEHRVHLICDEIYAGSVFAKPEYVSIAEVIEHDAPGADRDLIHIAYSLSKDFGLPGFRVGIVYSYNDAVVACARKMSSFGLVSSQTQLFLAKMLGDEEFMSRFLRESARRLAARHELFTSGLREVGIGCLGGNAGLFSWMDLRGMLREKTAEAELELWRVIIRKVKLNVSPGTSFHCGEPGWFRVCHANMDDETMGVALSRIRDFVRQHQQQKAKAQRWAARSHLHLSLQRHGAMASQYHALSSPMAALLSPQSPLVHAAS
- the LOC119359778 gene encoding protein FATTY ACID EXPORT 4, chloroplastic-like; the protein is MTSTLATTATCRPLRLPASLPSPPPVARPGGGRRRGAVLRCASVSEIAPAVSAAYGALLVGGGAFAYARSGSKGSVLGGASGSALMGLTYYLMQFSETKALGDAVGFGSAFLFASVFGIRLYNTRKLVPSGLLLALSLGALGVFYAAYLQDKV